The Anguilla rostrata isolate EN2019 chromosome 1, ASM1855537v3, whole genome shotgun sequence nucleotide sequence ttaagtGCATATCGATTAATGATCTGTGTTAttatgtgattttatttaatatacagAAGAAGGTTTACTGTTAAATGAATAATCAATGAGAACATTTAAGCCATATTTGGCCTGACATACTGGCGACTTAATTTATATCAGACCATTTTGCTGCATAAATACTTCTTCCTGTGTTGTATAAAgctttgagtttaaaaaaatttatctTCCACAGCAATTAAAATACCAAAATGTCTTACAGTGAAATCCCTGATTCAGTCATCCTAATATCTGCTACCAGTTaccaaactgtaaaaatgtgtacagctgtgtgttGAAAGTGCATGAAATGATGCAAAAAtctatgtaaataaattaaagctaTGATCTGGATATTGCTCATGGACAGATTTTGCTCTGAGGTTAGTGTAAACTTTACCCTGGGCAGTGTGTTTCTCTtgtttaaacagaaataatctTAGTGGAGACCGTAGAGTTCTTTTCAAGAGTTTTACACGCATGTGCATACAAAACATAAAGTGCCTGTTTTGCATCTGCCATTacacccccctttttttcacCAGGAGCCCCAATCTATCCCTGCATGCACCACACCACATTTAAGACCACATCAATCAATCACAGAGTAACAGCACTGAACAGAGATTCACAATGAACAATAATTTCTAACCCTCAGAGCAGATCCAAATATGTGTTGCTGCACGCACCACTGTAACTATGCAAATTCTTCGTGATTGCATGCTTTCGCCCCTGCGCAAGCCCCTCTTTAACTGATGCAAACATGCTTTATcacatgcaagcatgtgtgtgcttgtctgtgcgcCTCTGCATTTTTATTGCCCTTTGTCTGTAGATACTTGTACCATGTacttgtacccccccccccctcccctgccttgCAGACATGTCCAAGCTGGAGACTGCGGTGTCATCCCTGGTGGAGCTCTTTAAGGAGTACTcggggaaggagggaaaaaaggggCAGCTGAGTTCTGCCGAGTTAAAGGAGATGTTggagaaggagctgagcagccCCGAGCTGAAGGTGAGCGACGGACCTCCAAAAAAACACCACTGCGCCCTTAACTGGGCTGGAATGACACATTGCGTGCAGAGAAAGGGGTCAGTGAAGACACACTAGAGGGAGCTTTTGAGTCTGTGCCAAAGCCACGGCTCGGCAGAGGAACAATGGTTAAAGGAGCAGGAAAGTCTGAGCGCCTGAGGGAAAGAACAGTGGGCGTGtctgccttttccttttttttcttctttttttttttagaattttatgtTTCAACGAGTTCATGTTATAGAAATGTCAAATGCTGCAATTTACGGCAAGGAGGCTCTACCGTCTTTCCTTTCCCCTCATTCgctgttgctctctctcccccctaaAGGAAAAGTTTAACCCAGAAGAGGTAGACACGCTGCTGAAAGACCTGGACAAGGGTAAAGATAATCTGATAAACTTCCGGGAGTTCTGCAGGTTTGTGACGCTGCTGGCGAGGGCCTACTACAAAATGGAGAAGGAAGCCAAAAAGTGAAGAGCGCAAGAGGAAAGAGTGGGCGAGAGGCTAGTCTGGTGCGTTAAAGGAAGCCATGCTAAACA carries:
- the s100w gene encoding S100 calcium binding protein W, which encodes MSKLETAVSSLVELFKEYSGKEGKKGQLSSAELKEMLEKELSSPELKEKFNPEEVDTLLKDLDKGKDNLINFREFCRFVTLLARAYYKMEKEAKK